In the Paenibacillus sp. FSL R7-0337 genome, AGCTGGGCGCAGGCCTGGCTTGGAGATACCAAGACAGCTCTCTTATCAGTCCTGATCGTAACAACCTGGCATTATGTAGGCTATAATATGCTGATCCTGTTCGCCGGTATTCAAGGCATCTCGGAGCAGTACTATGAGGCCGCGAAGCTGGACGGCGCTGTCGGCTGGAAGGCAGTCCGTTATATCACGCTTCCGTTATTGTCTGATGTGCTGCGGATCTGCGTCGTGCTGAACGTGATTTACGCGCTCAAGACCTTTGAGAGTGTGTATGTGATGACTAACGGCGGACCGCTGCATTCCACGACAATGATTGCCCTGAAAATGTTCCAGGAAGCGTTCCTGAAGCAGAACTTCGGCTACGGCAGTGCGCTTGCCGTGTTCATGGTGCTGGAGTGTCTGATCATCGCCTGGGTACTCAACAAAGTGCTGACCCGTGAAAAAATTGAATATTAAGGAGGACCGGACATGCTGAAGACTACGAAAAATACAGGCATCTATCTGTTGATGATCCTCATTGCCGTCCTCCAGTTGTTCCCGCTATACTGGCTTGTGGTAAGTGCGTTTAAGGATAATTCGGAGATTATCGGCGGAGTGGTCTGGGCGCTCCCCACAGAATGGCGGTTTA is a window encoding:
- a CDS encoding sugar ABC transporter permease, with product MERALSDKKLIALFLVPGLTVFLVFYFVPILMTAYYSFQEWDGINPMAFVGLDNYTKMFTADKSFWKAVWNSVAFLLTGVFVQLPLSFGLALLVSRKMKGRKWFRNIYFFPVVMSTTMVSLLWVKIYDPNIGMLNTLLEAAHLGSWAQAWLGDTKTALLSVLIVTTWHYVGYNMLILFAGIQGISEQYYEAAKLDGAVGWKAVRYITLPLLSDVLRICVVLNVIYALKTFESVYVMTNGGPLHSTTMIALKMFQEAFLKQNFGYGSALAVFMVLECLIIAWVLNKVLTREKIEY